GGCTACCCAGTCGTGGATGTGGATCCAGGGCATGTACTGTGCCCCGTGTCCGAGCGGTCCACCAAGGCCGGCCCGGAACGGTGGCAGCATCTTCGCGAGCGCCCCCCCGTCGCGTGCGAGCACCAGGCCCGTACGGAGGCGGACGACCGGGGCCCGGCTGCCGCCCGCGTCGACGGCGGCCTGTTCCCAGGCGACCGCCAGATGGGCGAGGAAGTCCGTGCCCGGCTGCGCCTCCTCGTCGAGACGTTCGTCGGCCCGGTCGCCGTAGATCCCGACGGCCGATGCGCTCACGAACAGCGCCGGCGGGCGACCGGCATCCCGGATGGCGCGGCCCATGGCGCGCGCCGTGAGGAGGCGGCTGTCGCGCAGCCGGTCCTTCTGCTTCCCGGTCCAGCGGCGTGCCGCAATCGACTCCCCAGCCAGGTTGACCACGACATCGGCGCCGTCGATGACGTGGCCCCACCCCTCCGTATCCTCGTCGCCCCG
This region of Acidobacteriota bacterium genomic DNA includes:
- a CDS encoding TIGR01777 family oxidoreductase; this translates as MRLVIAGGTGFLGRALTATLAADGHAVVCLSRSGGAAPRPGAIWPQSGIATIHWRGDEDTEGWGHVIDGADVVVNLAGESIAARRWTGKQKDRLRDSRLLTARAMGRAIRDAGRPPALFVSASAVGIYGDRADERLDEEAQPGTDFLAHLAVAWEQAAVDAGGSRAPVVRLRTGLVLARDGGALAKMLPPFRAGLGGPLGHGAQYMPWIHIHDWVALVRWIVERRADGVFNLTAPEPVTNAEFAKALGRALGRPALLPAPRFALRLLLGEMADALLLSGQRAVPRRALELGFAFRYPTIEAALGALFGR